In Spirosoma linguale DSM 74, one genomic interval encodes:
- a CDS encoding conserved hypothetical protein (KEGG: rme:Rmet_6194 hypothetical protein), protein MKALWISAVYLSLTGSLFAQSANYHLVKKTTIGGEGGWDYLMADSDGGRLYVSHGTQVDVLDLKSHEKLGVITPTPGVHGIAVVPGTSIGYTTNGRPNTATMFNAKTFKAIKEIPTGKKPDAIMYDAFSKRVFIFNNEGNSATVLDATTGNVAGTVELGGAPEAAVSDDHGTIFVNLEDKNEVAVFDAKSLTVKHHWKLGKGEEPTGLAFDKPHHRLFSTCHKVMVVMDSQTGKVLAEVPTGSGTDGAVFDSSTGSAISSNGEGTLTIVKEVKPGQFDAVQTVTTQRGARTVTIDPKSHHIFVTTAEYGPAPAPTTEIPKPRPVVKPGTFMVLEYAAK, encoded by the coding sequence ATGAAAGCATTATGGATTTCTGCCGTATACCTGTCGCTAACAGGCTCTCTCTTCGCCCAGTCGGCGAATTATCATCTCGTCAAAAAAACGACCATCGGTGGTGAAGGGGGCTGGGATTACCTAATGGCCGATTCGGATGGTGGTCGTCTCTACGTTTCGCACGGTACGCAGGTGGACGTACTCGACCTGAAAAGCCACGAAAAACTGGGAGTTATCACCCCAACACCAGGTGTTCACGGTATCGCTGTTGTGCCCGGTACCTCTATCGGTTACACGACGAATGGCCGCCCGAACACGGCGACGATGTTTAACGCGAAGACCTTTAAAGCCATAAAGGAAATCCCGACGGGCAAAAAGCCGGACGCGATTATGTACGACGCTTTTTCCAAGCGGGTCTTTATCTTTAACAACGAAGGCAATAGCGCAACAGTGCTGGATGCAACTACTGGCAATGTGGCGGGTACGGTCGAATTGGGCGGTGCGCCCGAAGCGGCCGTCAGCGATGACCATGGGACGATTTTCGTCAATCTGGAAGATAAAAATGAGGTAGCTGTTTTTGATGCCAAATCGCTAACGGTCAAACATCACTGGAAGTTAGGAAAAGGCGAAGAACCCACTGGCCTGGCGTTTGACAAACCGCATCACCGGTTGTTCAGCACCTGCCATAAGGTCATGGTGGTAATGGATTCGCAAACGGGTAAGGTGCTGGCGGAAGTCCCAACGGGAAGCGGAACCGATGGAGCCGTATTTGACTCCTCAACCGGCTCGGCCATAAGCTCCAACGGGGAAGGCACGTTAACAATCGTAAAGGAAGTAAAACCGGGACAATTTGACGCGGTTCAAACCGTAACGACTCAACGGGGTGCCCGAACGGTTACTATCGATCCTAAATCTCATCATATTTTTGTCACAACAGCTGAGTACGGCCCTGCCCCAGCCCCTACGACTGAAATTCCAAAGCCCCGTCCCGTAGTGAAGCCGGGAACGTTCATGGTGCTGGAATACGCAGCTAAGTAG
- a CDS encoding histidine kinase (PFAM: histidine kinase A domain protein; ATP- binding region ATPase domain protein~SMART: histidine kinase A domain protein; ATP- binding region ATPase domain protein~KEGG: ppf:Pput_0941 integral membrane sensor signal transduction histidine kinase) yields the protein MKLLHKTTLYLLLAAFPIALGGVFLLNAYIHRYMLYEIDELLASELVQVKARLRQHPPHATNMPYWDPTIRITRTTPLRPVSPVYIDTIAFDPVEKEQVPVRMLRAGYSIGGQQYTISLMQSYLEFDEIASAVSVGVIVCFLLVVTLLVLADVVVTRRIWQPFYGIIHHLEQFRVDGPNEVSFPVSDVAEFKLLSQSLDEMSRRTRQQYAQQKQFTDNASHEMQTPLSVLSVELDLLQQSEGLNEADLDRIHRSQQEIKRLSAMNQSLLLLAKIDNHQFAQQDLVNIGELVNQLLDNYLDYVAHKGITVNRMIEKGPTRLMNRQLADVLFLNLIKNAVRHADSGSSIVVQVGAISFSITNEGDPLPFPEEQLFRRFVRNQALLQSTGLGLALVKEIADQYGMRVTYTYVSSIRRHLFQVDF from the coding sequence ATGAAATTACTTCACAAGACGACGCTCTACCTGCTCCTGGCGGCCTTCCCCATCGCACTGGGGGGTGTTTTTCTATTGAATGCGTATATCCACCGGTATATGCTGTATGAAATCGACGAGTTACTGGCCAGTGAACTCGTCCAGGTAAAAGCACGGCTTCGCCAGCACCCGCCCCATGCCACCAACATGCCGTACTGGGATCCAACCATACGGATTACCCGGACTACCCCCCTTCGTCCAGTATCCCCCGTTTACATAGACACCATAGCCTTCGACCCCGTCGAAAAAGAACAGGTTCCGGTTCGTATGCTTCGCGCTGGGTATTCCATTGGTGGTCAGCAGTACACGATAAGCCTTATGCAATCCTACCTGGAGTTTGACGAAATCGCCAGTGCGGTATCTGTAGGGGTCATTGTTTGTTTTCTGCTCGTTGTGACACTGCTGGTGCTGGCCGATGTTGTGGTGACCCGGCGGATCTGGCAGCCCTTTTACGGGATCATTCATCACTTGGAGCAGTTTCGAGTCGATGGCCCGAATGAAGTATCCTTCCCCGTCAGTGATGTAGCGGAATTTAAATTGCTCAGTCAGTCACTCGATGAAATGAGTCGCCGTACTCGCCAACAATACGCCCAGCAAAAGCAATTTACCGATAATGCCTCGCACGAAATGCAGACACCCTTAAGTGTGCTATCGGTCGAATTAGATTTACTGCAACAGTCGGAAGGGCTAAACGAAGCCGACCTGGATCGGATTCACCGGTCACAGCAGGAGATAAAACGGCTCTCCGCCATGAATCAATCTTTGCTGTTGCTGGCCAAGATAGATAATCATCAGTTTGCCCAACAGGATTTGGTGAATATTGGGGAACTGGTCAATCAACTTCTGGATAACTATTTAGATTATGTGGCCCACAAAGGCATAACGGTTAACCGGATGATTGAAAAAGGCCCAACCCGACTTATGAACCGGCAGCTAGCCGACGTATTATTTTTAAATCTGATCAAAAACGCCGTCCGCCATGCGGACTCAGGCAGTTCAATTGTCGTGCAGGTGGGCGCGATAAGTTTTAGTATTACCAATGAAGGGGATCCGCTGCCGTTTCCTGAGGAGCAACTGTTTCGGCGGTTTGTCCGCAATCAGGCGCTGCTTCAGTCCACTGGTCTGGGCTTAGCCTTAGTGAAGGAAATTGCCGACCAGTATGGCATGAGGGTGACCTATACTTATGTTTCATCGATCCGTCGGCACTTGTTTCAGGTTGATTTTTGA
- a CDS encoding aminoglycoside/hydroxyurea antibiotic resistance kinase (PFAM: aminoglycoside/hydroxyurea antibiotic resistance kinase~KEGG: dac:Daci_2795 3''-kinase), translating into MLIPDGMLITTHSSHLLPVKQGDTALMLKIAIAAEERQGNFLMAWWRGKGAARVIDHDGDALLLERATSSRSLVQDVCVLHGDLHHENVLDLGKRGWLAIDPKGLVGERAFDFANLFYNPSSAVALSTGRLSCQIKVVAQASCLEPKRLLQWVLAWGGLSATWLLLDDIDPAATLAIASLAASELTLSDGLYEGS; encoded by the coding sequence ATGCTTATTCCCGATGGGATGCTAATTACGACCCACAGTAGTCATCTCCTGCCAGTAAAACAGGGTGACACGGCCTTGATGCTTAAGATTGCGATAGCTGCCGAAGAAAGGCAAGGCAACTTTTTAATGGCCTGGTGGAGGGGTAAAGGTGCTGCCCGCGTGATCGATCACGATGGAGATGCTCTTTTACTGGAACGTGCAACTAGTAGCCGCTCCCTAGTGCAGGATGTGTGCGTCCTGCATGGGGATCTGCATCATGAGAACGTGTTGGATTTAGGTAAACGCGGCTGGCTGGCTATCGATCCAAAGGGTTTAGTTGGCGAGCGAGCTTTTGATTTCGCCAATCTCTTCTATAATCCTAGCTCTGCCGTAGCATTATCCACTGGCCGTTTATCTTGTCAGATAAAAGTGGTTGCCCAAGCCTCATGTTTAGAGCCAAAACGATTATTGCAGTGGGTGCTTGCTTGGGGTGGTTTATCAGCTACCTGGCTCCTGCTTGATGATATTGATCCAGCGGCCACTCTTGCTATTGCTTCTTTAGCAGCTTCTGAATTGACTTTATCAGATGGCCTATATGAGGGTTCATAG
- a CDS encoding conserved hypothetical protein (KEGG: rme:Rmet_1753 hypothetical protein) produces the protein MTITIESVITCPTCGHQAAEIMPTDACTYFYVCASCQTLLKPLAGDCCVFCSYGSAKCPPIQEQKTCCA, from the coding sequence ATGACCATTACAATCGAATCTGTAATTACCTGTCCAACTTGTGGCCATCAGGCAGCGGAGATCATGCCGACCGATGCTTGTACCTATTTTTATGTATGTGCCTCTTGTCAGACCCTTTTAAAGCCGCTGGCGGGGGATTGTTGCGTGTTCTGTTCCTATGGATCAGCGAAGTGCCCCCCGATCCAAGAACAAAAGACCTGTTGCGCTTAA
- a CDS encoding hypothetical protein (KEGG: mca:MCA1928 hypothetical protein), protein MNKTSFRSILVLMALANTVPMAVAHSVENSYTTVIRAGIDVPAAAKATVSKRYPDVKQVKWEKEDGNYEANLTHNGKELSLIIDAKGNILETETTIAESALPASVREYVAKHHAGKKIKEAAEIVDVKGKKTYEAEVGGKDLLFDTNGQFIK, encoded by the coding sequence ATGAACAAGACCTCATTCAGGAGTATCCTGGTGTTAATGGCGTTAGCTAATACAGTGCCGATGGCGGTGGCCCATTCGGTAGAAAATTCCTATACAACCGTAATACGAGCTGGCATTGATGTGCCAGCGGCTGCTAAGGCCACCGTGTCCAAGCGCTATCCGGATGTAAAACAGGTGAAATGGGAGAAAGAGGATGGAAATTATGAAGCAAATCTGACCCACAATGGAAAGGAATTGTCACTAATTATCGATGCCAAGGGTAATATACTCGAAACGGAAACGACTATTGCCGAATCGGCACTACCAGCCTCCGTGCGAGAGTATGTGGCTAAACACCATGCCGGTAAGAAAATTAAAGAAGCGGCCGAAATCGTCGATGTCAAAGGTAAGAAAACCTACGAAGCCGAAGTCGGTGGTAAAGACCTGTTGTTTGATACCAATGGTCAGTTTATCAAGTAA
- a CDS encoding phosphoesterase PA-phosphatase related protein (PFAM: phosphoesterase PA-phosphatase related~SMART: phosphoesterase PA-phosphatase related~KEGG: lip:LI0288 PAP2 superfamily protein), whose protein sequence is MTKRNWRFNSPLSSWVLLSWLFLFPLGATLGQPANMVFQRASWDTIPTRPATFRWVAPAVLIPIGLALSPDYPNSHFDRFYVRSEIQDKIHFRTHADDFLQYGPAVAWAGLSLAGVNGRSKPLDRAIIGVLAYGISTGAILVLKHTTNELRPDGSNTLSFPSGHTANAFTGASLLDREFSSVSPWIPIGGYAMATSTGILRMTNDKHWLSDVLVGAGIGLLSTEIAYQVYPWLTHKLGRHRTTSH, encoded by the coding sequence ATGACAAAACGGAACTGGCGATTCAATTCACCACTTTCCTCCTGGGTACTGCTCAGTTGGCTTTTTTTATTTCCCCTTGGCGCCACCCTTGGACAACCGGCAAACATGGTTTTCCAACGAGCATCCTGGGATACGATTCCAACGCGTCCCGCTACCTTCCGATGGGTAGCTCCGGCTGTGCTGATCCCCATTGGGTTAGCCCTATCACCAGACTATCCAAACAGCCATTTCGACCGCTTTTACGTTCGAAGTGAAATCCAGGATAAAATTCATTTTCGTACCCATGCGGATGATTTTCTACAGTATGGGCCAGCCGTGGCCTGGGCCGGCTTGAGTCTGGCGGGCGTGAACGGTCGGTCGAAACCCCTTGATCGGGCGATTATTGGCGTGCTCGCCTATGGGATCAGTACGGGTGCTATACTGGTACTGAAACATACCACCAATGAACTTCGACCTGATGGGTCTAATACCCTCTCCTTTCCATCTGGACATACCGCTAATGCTTTTACCGGAGCAAGTTTGCTGGATCGGGAGTTTAGTAGCGTTAGTCCCTGGATTCCCATTGGTGGCTATGCGATGGCCACTTCGACAGGCATTTTGCGAATGACCAATGACAAACACTGGCTATCGGATGTACTGGTTGGGGCAGGTATTGGGCTACTTTCTACTGAAATTGCCTACCAGGTCTATCCGTGGTTGACACATAAACTGGGTCGACATAGAACCACCTCTCATTAA
- a CDS encoding protein of unknown function DUF6 transmembrane (PFAM: protein of unknown function DUF6 transmembrane~KEGG: mxa:MXAN_5504 hypothetical protein), with translation MWWIYALLSALFAALTAILAKIGIKGVNTDLATAIRTVVILVVAWGLVFWRGGLDTLPALSRQNWLFLILSGVATGFSWIFYFKALQLGKVSQVAPVDKLSVAIALILSVVFLGEVLTWKAALGALLIIGGTLVLIL, from the coding sequence ATGTGGTGGATTTACGCATTACTCTCAGCCCTTTTTGCTGCTTTGACAGCCATATTAGCTAAAATAGGTATCAAAGGAGTAAATACCGATCTAGCAACGGCCATTCGAACCGTCGTCATTTTGGTTGTGGCCTGGGGACTCGTGTTCTGGCGGGGCGGTCTTGATACATTACCCGCGCTTAGTCGCCAGAATTGGCTGTTTCTGATTTTGTCGGGTGTAGCAACTGGGTTCTCCTGGATTTTTTATTTCAAAGCCCTACAGCTTGGCAAGGTTTCGCAGGTGGCACCGGTCGATAAACTCAGCGTGGCCATCGCCCTAATTCTGTCGGTTGTGTTTCTAGGCGAAGTGCTGACCTGGAAGGCTGCTCTGGGAGCACTATTGATTATTGGTGGAACGCTGGTGCTTATTCTATAG
- a CDS encoding Heavy metal transport/detoxification protein (PFAM: Heavy metal transport/detoxification protein~KEGG: sun:SUN_0794 hypothetical protein), translating to MKLAGLTGLLTAFVSSLCCTAPLLTLLVGATGSAGGWAWLEPLRPYSIALTVGALGWAWYEQLKPKKTMACNCETKKTAFWQTKPFLGLMTGMALLLLAFPSYSNWLYQDKNQATVQPAQKGSGQVAYVTIKGMSCEGCEQHIKQEVTKIKGVSAVDVSYQKGAATVKYDSKKTSLADIKKAVDATGYKVTSTKTL from the coding sequence ATGAAACTCGCAGGATTGACCGGGCTACTCACCGCCTTTGTTTCTTCGCTCTGTTGCACTGCCCCTTTGCTCACTTTGCTGGTGGGTGCCACCGGCTCGGCGGGTGGATGGGCCTGGTTGGAGCCTTTGCGGCCTTACAGTATCGCGCTTACGGTGGGCGCGTTGGGTTGGGCCTGGTATGAACAATTAAAACCCAAAAAAACGATGGCCTGTAATTGCGAAACGAAGAAAACCGCCTTCTGGCAAACGAAGCCATTTTTGGGCTTGATGACGGGAATGGCCTTGCTACTACTGGCTTTCCCCTCTTACTCAAACTGGCTGTACCAGGATAAGAATCAAGCAACTGTACAGCCCGCGCAGAAGGGTAGTGGGCAAGTGGCTTATGTGACCATCAAAGGCATGTCCTGCGAAGGCTGCGAACAGCACATCAAGCAGGAGGTCACCAAGATCAAGGGCGTTTCGGCGGTGGATGTGTCGTACCAAAAAGGGGCAGCTACGGTGAAATACGACAGTAAAAAAACCTCACTGGCCGACATCAAAAAAGCGGTGGATGCCACGGGCTACAAAGTTACCAGCACAAAAACGCTTTAA
- a CDS encoding two component transcriptional regulator, winged helix family (PFAM: response regulator receiver; transcriptional regulator domain protein~SMART: response regulator receiver~KEGG: dat:HRM2_10430 transcriptional regulatory protein), with the protein MKILLIEDEPSLLVALQQYLEGEQYQVSTATNLRTASLKVHDYDYDCVVVDITLPDGNGLAIVNELKEAHSSAGIIIVSAKNSLDDKLSGLELGADDYLTKPFHLPELNARIRSLMRRRQHAGETQLTCGAITIVPHRKQVLVANQPMDVTGKEYELLLFMATNKNRLLSKAIIVEHVWGDYMDGIDSHDFLYTHVRNLRRKLLDAGSPDYITTRYGAGYIFTVGE; encoded by the coding sequence ATGAAAATTTTGCTGATCGAGGATGAACCCTCGCTACTGGTGGCCCTGCAGCAGTATCTGGAAGGTGAACAGTATCAGGTATCGACGGCGACTAATCTCCGAACCGCCTCTTTAAAGGTGCATGATTATGACTATGATTGTGTCGTGGTGGACATCACCCTGCCGGACGGAAACGGGCTGGCCATTGTGAACGAATTAAAGGAAGCTCATTCGTCGGCGGGTATTATCATCGTATCGGCAAAGAACTCGCTGGATGATAAGCTCTCCGGGTTGGAGTTAGGCGCTGATGATTACCTGACAAAACCGTTTCACCTACCGGAGCTTAACGCTCGTATCCGGTCGTTAATGCGACGACGTCAGCATGCGGGGGAGACGCAACTCACGTGTGGGGCCATTACGATTGTTCCCCATCGCAAACAGGTTCTGGTAGCCAACCAGCCAATGGACGTAACGGGTAAAGAGTATGAATTGCTTCTGTTTATGGCCACCAACAAAAACCGACTCTTATCCAAAGCCATCATTGTTGAACACGTGTGGGGCGACTACATGGATGGAATTGACTCGCACGACTTTCTGTATACCCATGTGCGGAACTTGCGCCGAAAATTGCTGGATGCGGGCAGTCCGGATTACATCACCACGCGGTACGGGGCCGGGTATATTTTTACGGTAGGCGAATGA
- a CDS encoding TonB-dependent receptor (PFAM: TonB-dependent receptor; TonB-dependent receptor plug~KEGG: ccs:CCNA_00858 TonB-dependent receptor) — MGITLAQTPTGVPTQPVLTQSSQPAHTPVGETASKGNAKISGYVVDSTLTKAVEYANIAVYNTATDKLVDGTVADDKGKFTLTKVAPGTYKLLISFLGYNVKPIENVVITKGQIKDMGVIRLSASTRTLGEVTVAGKKALVEDKVDRLIYNADNDVAAKGGDALDILRKVPMLAVDPTGNVSLQGSSSVRVLINGKPSSILAGNLADALRQIPADLIKTVEVITSPSAKYDAEGSGGIINIITKKNTLQGLHLDMDGGTGNRNSTLGLNGSFRKGKLGLNLNGNGRIIYNPSASDLNQTTFLASGATPVQTRQRIDAFDKGTFAQYALGMDYDLPKNQSLTAGVRLGIRNLSQDQHQLTNTLSSERVAAPTKRDVNTQNLSNSIDVNIDYLHTYEGSSKEFSFSTQYSRSTLTNNFEANNLDTLGLIKTRQQNLNYATNQEFILQADYQTPVSKVLQLEFGAKNTLRRVTSDYNYLLAGPTTDFVVDPSRPSGLLNYDQNIAAAYVATTFTLPGGIVLKPGLRYEYTSIQAQTGGSQTGGSTGVPMSILIPDYGRLLPSINVGKKVGESSSLKFGYTRRIRRPFIDDLNPNFNTANPLNIRVGNPYLKPETVDRIEIGYSTQLKKTYLNFSLYTRLNTDDIQSISQRSDTLVGAVVTRVTNLGKEYNYGTNLFATINLTPRWSVNANLDIMYRFIQGLALDINGLSTTISNQGFRWGGRMDTQIQFDKGWVLQANLGYRGKDIALQGYRIGFAQYSLGARKSFTNKRGSVGLVAENFLTQGMGFTSVLNSAQFNQDFRQYIYNSSVRATFSYKFGSLNGARVKKSKSLSEEN, encoded by the coding sequence ATGGGAATTACTTTGGCCCAAACGCCAACCGGAGTTCCCACGCAACCCGTTCTCACTCAATCGAGCCAACCCGCTCATACTCCAGTAGGAGAAACGGCATCAAAAGGCAACGCAAAAATTTCGGGTTATGTCGTCGACTCTACGCTGACCAAAGCAGTTGAATATGCCAACATCGCCGTCTACAATACAGCTACCGATAAACTTGTCGACGGCACGGTCGCCGATGATAAAGGTAAATTTACGCTCACTAAAGTAGCGCCCGGTACCTACAAACTGCTGATCTCCTTTCTAGGATATAACGTCAAACCGATTGAAAATGTAGTAATTACCAAAGGTCAGATCAAGGATATGGGTGTTATTAGGCTTAGTGCCAGTACGCGTACCCTGGGTGAAGTAACCGTCGCGGGAAAAAAAGCCCTGGTGGAAGACAAAGTGGATCGGCTCATCTACAATGCCGATAATGATGTGGCGGCTAAGGGGGGCGATGCCCTGGATATTTTGCGGAAAGTGCCCATGCTCGCTGTCGATCCGACGGGTAATGTCTCCTTGCAGGGCAGTAGCAGCGTGCGGGTGCTGATCAACGGTAAACCCTCCTCCATTCTTGCGGGAAATCTGGCCGATGCGCTCCGGCAAATTCCGGCGGATTTGATCAAAACGGTCGAGGTCATTACCTCCCCTTCGGCAAAATACGATGCCGAAGGAAGTGGGGGGATTATTAATATCATTACCAAGAAAAATACGCTTCAGGGGCTGCACCTCGACATGGACGGGGGAACGGGTAACCGCAATTCGACGCTGGGTTTAAATGGCAGTTTCCGAAAAGGAAAACTGGGCCTAAATCTCAACGGCAATGGTCGAATTATTTATAATCCATCAGCCTCCGACCTGAATCAAACAACCTTCTTGGCATCCGGAGCTACACCGGTTCAGACCCGTCAGCGAATCGATGCCTTCGACAAAGGCACCTTTGCGCAGTATGCGTTAGGCATGGATTATGATCTGCCAAAAAATCAATCGCTAACGGCCGGGGTCCGCTTGGGGATTCGTAATTTAAGCCAAGATCAGCATCAGTTAACGAACACGCTTTCCAGCGAACGCGTTGCTGCTCCGACCAAACGGGATGTTAACACGCAGAATCTATCCAATTCGATTGACGTGAATATTGACTACCTGCATACCTACGAGGGATCGTCGAAAGAGTTCAGCTTTTCAACCCAGTATAGCCGGAGTACTTTGACCAACAACTTCGAGGCCAACAACCTGGATACGTTGGGGCTCATCAAAACCCGGCAACAAAACCTTAACTATGCCACCAACCAGGAATTTATTCTTCAGGCCGATTACCAAACCCCTGTTAGTAAAGTGCTCCAGCTAGAGTTCGGGGCCAAAAACACGCTTCGCCGGGTAACCAGTGATTACAACTACCTGCTGGCGGGGCCAACAACCGACTTTGTGGTTGATCCCAGTCGCCCGTCGGGTTTGCTCAACTATGACCAGAACATCGCCGCTGCGTACGTGGCCACCACGTTTACCCTGCCCGGTGGGATCGTCCTGAAGCCGGGTCTACGCTATGAATACACCAGCATTCAGGCCCAGACCGGAGGGTCCCAGACTGGAGGGAGCACGGGCGTACCAATGTCTATCTTGATTCCCGATTATGGACGCTTACTACCCAGCATCAATGTGGGTAAAAAGGTGGGGGAAAGCAGCAGTCTAAAATTTGGGTACACCCGCCGTATCCGCCGACCGTTTATCGACGATCTGAACCCCAACTTCAATACGGCTAACCCGCTCAATATCCGCGTGGGAAACCCTTATTTAAAGCCTGAAACCGTTGATCGGATTGAAATTGGTTATAGCACCCAACTCAAGAAAACATACCTTAATTTTTCGCTCTACACCCGCTTGAATACCGATGATATTCAGTCGATTAGTCAGCGTTCGGATACGTTGGTGGGTGCCGTCGTGACGCGGGTGACCAACCTGGGGAAGGAATACAATTATGGCACGAATTTGTTTGCTACGATTAATCTGACGCCCCGATGGAGCGTCAATGCTAACCTGGATATTATGTACCGCTTTATTCAGGGGCTGGCTCTGGATATTAATGGTCTGTCGACCACCATCAGCAATCAGGGTTTCCGGTGGGGTGGACGGATGGATACCCAGATACAATTCGATAAAGGGTGGGTACTACAGGCCAACCTTGGTTACCGGGGTAAAGATATTGCCTTGCAGGGTTACCGAATTGGCTTCGCTCAGTATTCGCTGGGAGCCCGGAAAAGTTTTACCAATAAACGGGGTAGTGTCGGCTTGGTGGCGGAGAATTTTCTAACGCAAGGGATGGGCTTTACCTCGGTGCTGAACTCGGCCCAGTTCAACCAGGACTTCCGCCAGTACATTTATAATTCCAGCGTTCGGGCTACATTCAGTTATAAATTTGGAAGCCTGAATGGAGCCAGGGTGAAGAAAAGTAAATCCCTAAGCGAAGAAAATTGA
- a CDS encoding phosphoesterase PA-phosphatase related protein (PFAM: phosphoesterase PA-phosphatase related~SMART: phosphoesterase PA-phosphatase related~KEGG: tau:Tola_1001 phosphoesterase PA-phosphatase related), with product MTTNQFQHLIHQRFGRLATRYPVLVRWLAKRLSTDHFRGIPLTVLAGLLIVNVMMLSEIAENLVNAEPMVRVDHGFTQWLFQQRSSSISQLLYALTWLGSAYVTIGLTLLGSYVLYRQRKTRNIVILWILMAGVGLFVQVGKRTFIRQRPAQVAYYAETGYSFPSGHSATAMTLYGLLGYWLVRGRRRIRHRWLVGFSAVGLIGLVGFSRIYLGVHFLSDVLGGYLLGACWLIVGIVLTEWQRTAHKANVA from the coding sequence ATGACGACAAACCAATTCCAACATCTTATTCACCAACGCTTTGGCCGATTGGCTACTCGATATCCAGTTCTTGTTCGCTGGCTGGCCAAACGTTTATCGACCGACCATTTTCGAGGTATACCCCTGACCGTGCTGGCCGGATTACTGATCGTCAACGTGATGATGCTTTCCGAAATTGCCGAAAATCTGGTCAATGCTGAGCCAATGGTTCGTGTCGATCACGGTTTCACCCAGTGGCTCTTTCAGCAGCGTAGTTCGTCGATCAGCCAGTTGCTCTATGCACTAACCTGGCTGGGATCTGCCTACGTAACCATAGGTCTGACTTTACTCGGGTCATATGTTTTATATCGTCAAAGAAAGACACGGAACATCGTGATCCTGTGGATCTTGATGGCAGGCGTCGGGCTGTTTGTTCAGGTCGGGAAACGAACCTTTATTCGGCAGCGCCCTGCTCAGGTTGCTTATTATGCCGAAACGGGCTACTCATTTCCCAGTGGTCATTCGGCCACGGCCATGACGCTGTATGGATTACTGGGGTACTGGCTGGTTCGGGGCCGTCGTCGGATTCGGCACCGGTGGCTGGTGGGTTTCAGTGCCGTCGGGTTAATCGGGTTGGTGGGCTTTAGTCGAATTTATCTGGGGGTTCATTTTTTGAGCGATGTGTTGGGCGGCTATTTACTCGGTGCTTGCTGGCTGATTGTGGGTATTGTGCTCACCGAATGGCAGCGGACGGCTCATAAAGCCAACGTAGCCTAA